The following DNA comes from Sinorhizobium mexicanum.
CGGATCAACTGGTGAGGTGCGCGCGTGGCGGGCTTTGCAGATGCCGGCAAAAAGTTGCTGGCGATCAACAACTACTTCTACCGCCGCGGTGGCGCGGAGACGGTCTTTTTCGACCACATGGCCATGTTCGCAGAGATCGGCTGGGATGTGGTGCCGTTCGCCATGCGGCACGATCGCAACGAAGCCTCGCCCTGGTCGGACTATTTCGTATCGGAGATCGAATACGGCCGGCAGACGGGCTTGCTGCGAAAGGTCTCTCAGGCCGCGAGCGTCATTTATTCCCTGGAGGCGCAACGCAACATCGGCCGGCTCATCGAGCGGGTGCGGCCGTCGGTCGCCCACGCCCACAATGTCTATCACCATCTGTCGCCGGCAATCTTCTCGACGCTGAAATCCGCCGACATTCCGGTGGTGATGACCGTTCACGATCTGAAGCTCGCCTGTCCGTCCTACAAGATGCTCCGTGATGGAAAGGTCTGCGAGGACTGCAGCGGCGGGCGAATCTACAACGTGCTGCGCCATCGTTGCGTCAAGGACTCCGTATCGCTCAGCGCCGTTGTACTCGCCGAAACCATGCTGCATCGCCTGCTCGGTCTATACCGCGACAAGGTGGATCGGCTCGTGGTGCCCAGCCGGTTCTACCTGGAAAAGCTCGTCGAATGGAACTGGCCGCGTGAAAAGATGGTCCACATCCCGAACTTCGTCGATGTCGAACAGTATCGCGACGACTGGCAGGAGGGGAACTATTTCGTCTTTGCCGGCCGGATTGCTCCGGAAAAAGGCCTTGCGACGCTGATCCGAGCCGTTGCCCTTTCAAGACAGCGGCTGGTCATCGCCGGTACCGGACCTGAGGAAGCAGCCCTTCGGCAGCTTGCGGCGGAACTCGGCGCGGACGTGAGCTTCGCCGGCTATCTTTCGGGGCAGGATCTGCATCGCCTGATCGGCCAGTCCCTGGCGCTCGTGCTTCCCTCCGAATGGTACGAGAACGCTCCGGTCAGCATTCTCGAGACCTATGCCCTCGGACGCCCGGTTATCGGCGCGGCGATCGGCGGTATTCCGGAGATGGTGAAGGAAGGCGAGACCGGCCTGCTGGCGACATCCGGCGATGTCGAAGATCTCGCCAGCGCCTTGAACGCCATGGCCGCTCTTGCCCCTGCCGTTCGCGCGCAAATGGGTGCGGCGGGTCGGGCCTGGATCGCCAGCGAGTTCTCCGCGGCGGCCTATCGCGCCAGGACGCTCGACCTCTACGCAGCGCTTGGAGTCGCCTAAAAAGCCGAAACAGGTTCCACAAGCGCGACGGGTGATGTTGGCTGCAACAGCGTCCGCCCCATGCTGCGCAAGCGTTTGATTTTCGCGCATTTCCTTCGAAGTTTAAGGAATTTCTTACGGAGGGCGTAGGTGCTTGCGGTGCATAAGCCGGCAAGGGAAATCCCTGGGGCCGACAACCATGAGCAGAAAGTCCGAAGTCTCGAGAAACCGGCTGGTGCAGTCGAGCGCCTTGCCGCGCGCGCACAGCATGCCCGCCGGTCTTCCGGAGGAAGTCGCGAGCATTCCCCGGCCCGCGGCCGGCCGGCGTGACCGGCGGCGCGTGGTAATGCTCGGCTTGCGCGGCATCCCGAACGTCCAGGGCGGCGTCGAGAAGCATGTCGAGATGCTCGCGGGCAAGCTCGTGGAGCATGGTTGGGACGCCGACGTCATCGGACGCCGCCACTACCTTCAGAAGCCGTCGTCGTTCTCCTGGAACGGAATTCGCGTCTTTCCGCTCTGGGCACCGCGCCTGATGGCGTTGGAAGCCTTCGTGCACACGTTCGTGGGCGTCTGTTTCGCGGCTCTGCGCCGACCCGACATCCTGCATATCCACGCTATCGGACCGGCGCTCCTTGTGCCCGTGGCGAGACTTCTCGGCATGAAGGTGGTGGTCACCCACCATGGCTACGACTACGACCGACAGAAATGGGGTGGCTTCGCCAAGCGCATGTTGCGTCTCGGGGAGTTCATGGGCATGCGCCTCTCTCACGGCCGCATCGCGGTTTCGAAGGAGATCGTTCACGCCATGGGCGAGCGCCACAGGGCAGCCGTGACCTTTGTCCCGAACGGGGTCGCCGTTTCGCCCTTCCGCGGCGACACCGGCATCCTCGATGAGTTCGCGCTGGAGCCGCGCCGATACATTCTTCTGGCCGCCCGGCTTGTTCCGGAAAAACGCCAGACCGACCTGATCCAGGCGTTCGCAAAGGTGGGCAACGGCGAATTCAAGCTCGTGCTCGCCGGCGACGGGGAATTCGAGACGCCTTACGTTCAGCAGGTGAGGGCGATGGCCGCAAATGTCGGGGGCGTCGTTCTGGCCGGCTTTCAGACCGGCGACCGGCTGGCTGAACTCTTCGCCAACGCCGCCCTCTTCGTGCTGCCTTCCAGCCACGAAGGCATGCCGATTGCGCTCCTCGAGGCGATGGCCCATGGCCTGCCAGTGCTGGCGAGCGACATCGTCGCCAATCGCGAGCTGGACCTTCCTTCCGACGACTATTTTCCGTTGGGCGATATCGACGCGCTTGCGACCGCGATCGGCAGCAAGATTGCCAACCCTCCGAGCGAGGAGCAGGTCCTTTCGAAGATCAGGCATGCGGAGCTGACCTATAGCTGGACGGGCGTCGCCGCAAAGACGCTTGCGGTATACGGTGCACTGCTGTCGAAATAGGCCGGGTCCTCCCCCGGTTTGCTGCAACGTTCGCCACGGTGCACCTCATCCTCGGTACCGCGAGGCAGAAGACTGGTCACGACGATTTGGATTGACGCATGAACCTCAGACGCATCGCATCGTTGCTCGCATGGTTGCTGTTAGGAGTGATCGCCTATTCGACGCTGTCTCCGATCGGCATGCGCCCCCATATCGGCACGTGGGTGCATGTCGAAAGGTTCGGCGCTTTCGGCTTCCTCGGCCTCCTGTTCATGATCGGCTATCCGGGACGTTTACCGGTTGTCATTGCGATCGTGCTTGCCACGGCAGTCGGGTTCGAACTGCTGCAGATCCTGTCCATGGATCGTCACGCTCGCTTTGAAGATCTTGCGGTCAAGGTCGCGGGCGGCGGTTGTGGCATTGCGGCAGGGTGGTTCCTGGCCCGGCAGTGGCCGCGCTTGCTGAACCGGGCGCCGTGAATAAACCAAAACTCAAATTATCCCGGCTAGAAACGGTTGCTGGACGCTCTTGCGGTTGCGACACCCTGCCGACATCTGGGGGCTCTTTTGACAATATCCGTCATCATCAAGACCTTGAATGAAGAGAAGCGGATCGCCGCGACGATCGAAAGCGTCGTTGCGGCGCTGGCGGGCAAAGAAGGTGAAATCATCGTTGCCGACAGCGGATCGACTGATCGAACCGTGGAGATCGCCTCGCAATATCCGGTCACGATCGCGCAGATCGTCCCGCCGGCGCTTCCGAGCTGTGGCATCGGGCCGCAACTCGGTTTCCAATATTCCCGACACGCCTTCGTCTGCCTGATGGATGGCGACATGCTGCTGGATGCTGGATTTCTCGACGAGGCGATCGCCTTCCTCGCGGAAAATCTCTCGGTTGCCGGTGTCACCGGCCACGTGGAGGAGATGCTCGTTTCCAACCTGGAATTCGCACGGCGCGTGAAACGCAACGCGCCCGAGAACCGTATCGGCCCGATCGATCGCATGAATGGCGGCGGCATCTATCGGCGCGCCGCGATTGAGGATGTCGGCTATCTCTCGGACCGGAATCTTCACGGTTACGAGGAGTTCGAGCTCGGTGTGCGGCTTCGAAGCGCCGGATGGGGGCTCCATCGTCTCGATCGTCGCTTCGTCCAGCATTTCGGTCACACCGTCAATTCCTACCGGCTGCTCGTCCGCCGCTGGAAGAGCAAATATCTTTACGGCATCGGCGAATTGCTGCGCGCCTCCCTCGGCAAGCCCTATTTCCTTCAGGTGCTGCGGGAACTGCCGGAACTGAAGCTGTGGGCCTTCGTCTATCTCTGGTGGGCGCTGTCGCTCGGCCTGGTCCTGTTCCTGTCAGACAAGGGCATGGCGATGGCCGCGGTCTCAGCCATGTTTGCAGCCGTTGTCCTCGTGGTCAGCCTCAAGAAGCGCGGCCTCGGCATGGGCCTTTATACCGTCGTTGCCTGGTTCTTCCATGCTGCCGCCCTGCCCGTCGGATTGCTCCGGTCGCGGTTGAAGCCGGCCGCCCCGATCGAGAGCAGAATTCTCGGCAAGCCCGCATGAACAGCCGCTCACTGCTTGCCGCGGCGGCGCTATTTTTCGGCTGCCTTTCCGCCCGCGCCTCCGACCAATGGCTGCCGGTCCGGGAAATCTCGCTGGAGGTGCGAGCGGGCAGTCCACTCGATTTCTCGTCCTTCTTGCCAAACGAGACCATCAATGCGGGCCACCGGCTGATTGCCGGCCCAAAGGGGCAACTGGCCTTCGCCGAAGCGCCGGAAAAGCCGGTCCGGATGCTCTGCGCATCGCTCGCCTGGAGCCCGGCCTCCGGCGGCTTTCCGGATCATGACGGCGCCGATCGCTATGCCCGGCAGCTGGCGCTGCATGGCTATAACATAGCGCGGCTGCATTTCACCGATGCGAGCCTGATGTTCGGCCGGCAGAAGGATTTCGACTTCGATCCGGAGACGCTCGACCGCATCCACTATCTGCTTGCCGCGCTCAAACGCAACGGCATCCACTGGATCATGGACGGCCTGTCGTCGCCGCGCGGCGCCTACGGCGGATACGAGGATCGTTGGGACGCCAATGGAAATCTGAAGCTCCTGATCCATCTCGATCAGGTGGCTTTTGCCCACTGGAAGACGCTGCAAGAGAAATTCCTGGCGCGGGTCAATCCCTACACCGGTATCGCGCCGATCCGTGACGACGCTCTGGCGCTGGTGATCCTCGCCAACGAGAACGGCATCGAGTTCGACGGCATCGTGCATGATCGCCCAGGCAAGCCGCCCTATGATCCGGTGCTGGCTGCACCCTTCAACCACTGGCTTGCGAAACGCTACACGTCGACCGAGGCGCTCGCGAAGGCCTGGGGCGATCTTGAGGACGACGAGCGGCTCGAGGCAGCCTCCGTGAAATTGCCCGCCGATCGTTACGCCGATAGTCCCCGCATGCGCGACCTTCAGGCCTTCATCGTGGACGTCGAGCGACCATCGGCGGCGCGGATGAGCAAGGTCCTGCGCGACCTCGGATACAGGGGGCTGATCAGCACCTACAACAACTGGCCGACGGTGCAGACGGGCTTGAGCAGGCGCGACCTCGACGCCGTGACGATGAACACCTATCACGACTGGGTCGGCGGCTATTCTCCAGGCAGCGCACTCCTGCAGGCAAGTTCGCTCGCCGACAGCGCCAACTACATGCGGATGGTCGGCGCCGCGCGCTGGCTCGGAAAGCCCTTCATCGTCAGCGAATACGATCACCTTTTCTGGAACCGTTATCGTTACGAAGCAGGCCTCGTGATGCCGGCCTATGCGGCCCTGCAAGGCTGGGATGTGCTCTGCAGACATGGCCATGGGCCGATCGCGCTCGCCTATGGTGAACCCTTTCCTCACAAGAAAGCGATGCTTCCTTATGCGATCGCGCTCGATCCGGTCGCCCGGGCGGGTGAAACGCTTGCTGCGCTCGTCTACAGGCGCGGAGACGTGGCGACCTCGCGGATCACCATTCCCTTCGCGGTTCGCGGCGAGGAAGATCTTGGCGAGGACATGCAGGCGCGCGAGCCGGAGCAATTGACCGACCTTGCTCTGGTCGGCCGCATAGGGTTGAAGCGCTCGGACCCGTCGCGGCTCGACATCGGCGTCGCGCAACCGCGAACCCAGGCGAGTGCGGATATTCTCGCCGAGTTCCGCGACATCGGCATCCTTCCCACCGGCAATGCCACAGATGTCGAAAGCGGGCGCTATGAAAGCGACACGGGAGAGATCGTGCTGCAGCGCGCCGCCGGGCAGCTCCGCGTCTCGACCCCTTCGACCGAAGCGGCTGCATTTTCCTCCCTTCGCGAGCCGATCGACCTCGGTATCCTGCGGATAGAACGGGCAGACGGCAACGCGCTCGTCGCGCTGTCGGCCCTCGATACGCCCGCATCCCTTGCCGATAGCCGGCGTTTTCTGCTGATCTTTGCGACCGACGCCCAGAACACCGGCATGGTCTTTCGTGACAGCGAAGAAAAGGTCATCGAGAGTTTCGGCAGATTGCCGGTCCTGATCCGAAAGGGTGAAGTCGATCTCACGCTCGCGAGAACCGCGGGGAAATGGAAGCTCTCGCCCGTCGCTCTCGACGGCACCCTTCGCCCGGCGATCGAAATCGGGAAAGGCCCCATCTCGTTCCGTCTTTCGAACGATACGCCCGACGGACCGACGACCTATTTTCTTCTGGAGCTCGAAGACTGATCCGCGGAATCAGCCTAAAAGCAGGATTAGGAAAAAGCTGAGCAGTTTTCCGTCCCCTGTTAGACTCGGGGACTGCTCACGTTCCGCAACCCGCAGACGCGAACGTGCATTTTTGCTCTTGTACCTCTAGCCGCTAGAGGTCGTAGCCTGCTTTTGATTTCGCAAGGAGCAAGGAATGGCGGGCAACGTTCGGGAAAGCAGATATCGCGTCGACGGCATGGATTGTGCGTCCTGCGCCGCAAAGATCGATACCGCCGTTCGGCGCGTGGACGGTGTGCAAGACGTTAGCGTCTCGGTGAGCGCAGGCACGATGACCGTTCGTCATGCGCATGGGCATGAAATCGGCCCGGCGATCGTGCGCAAGGTCGGCGGTCTCGGCTACCGGCTCTTGCCGCTGGCCGGCACGACGGCCGGAGCATCCGGCGCTGGCGACCATGGCTGTTGCGATCATGCGCATGGCCACGACCACCATCCGTCGGCAGGCGAACAGCCTTATCTGCATTCCGGCAAGGCGCGACCTGAGCCCTCCGAAAGCCATGGCCATGATCATGGATCTGCCGCTACTGGTCCCTGGTGGAGAACCGCCAAGGGACGGCTTGTCGTTGCGGCCGGCCTCGCGCTCGCGGTCGCCCATGGCGCCGGCAAGTTTCTGCCCGCGACCGAGCCTTGGATCTTCACGCTCGCCATGCTTGTCGGCCTTGTGCCGATCGCAAGGCGCGCGCTGATGGCGGCACTTGCCGGCACGCCCTTCTCGATCGAGACGCTGATGACCGTTGCCGCCGCCGGCGCGGTTTTCATCGGCGCCACGGAAGAAGCGGCGATGGTCGTCTTCCTCTTCCTGATCGGCGAGCTTCTGGAGGGCGTTGCGGCAAGCAAGGCGCGGGCGAGCATCCAGTCGCTGACGGCACTTGTGCCGAAATCGGCGCTTGTCGAGATGGACGGCAGAACAAGCGAGGTTCCGGCCGAGAGCCTGCCGGTGGGGGCGACGATCCTGGTGCGGCCGGGCGACCGAATCCCCGCCGACGGCGCGATCGTCTCCGGCGAAAGCATGGTCGACGAAGCGCCGGTGACCGGGGAAAGCACGCCCGTTCGCAAGGAAGCTGGCGACAGCGTGTTCGCAGGCACCGTCAATGGCGACGGTGCGTTGCGGGTGCGCGTCACCGCCGCTTCTGCCGACAACACCATTGCACGCGTTATCCGGCTGGTCGAGGAAGCGCAGGAGATGAAGGCACCGACCGAGCGGTTCATCGACCGCTTCTCCCGCTACTACACGCCGGCCGTCGTCGTCGTCGCAGCCTTGGTCGCGTCGATGCCGCCGTTTCTCTGGGGAGCGGAGTGGGGCGAATGGATCTACAAGGGGCTTGCGATCCTGCTGATTGGTTGCCCCTGCGCGCTGGTGATCTCCACACCGGCGGCGATCGCCGCGAGCCTCTCGGCGGGTGCGCGACGCGGTCTGTTGATGAAGGGCGGCGCCGTTCTCGAAAGCCTCGGCCGGATCACCGCTGCTGCCTTCGACAAGACCGGCACGCTTACCGAAGGCAAGCCGAAGGTTACCGATATCGTCGGCTTCGATGCGGGGAAAGCGGATGTCCTTCGATATGCGGCAGCGCTCGAACAGGGGTCCAGCCATCCGCTTGCACTGGCTATTCGCACCCGCGCCGATGCGGACGGGCTGCAGCTTCCCCCGGTCGCAAGCGCCAAGGCGATCGGCGGCAAGGGGATCGAGGGCTCGGTTGACGGCGTCGAGCTTTTCCTCGGCTCGCCGCAGGCTGTTGACGAGCGCGTGGCATTGTCCGTGGCTGAGAAGCAGCGGATCGGGACCCTCCACGATGAGGGAAAAAGCGTTTCCGTGCTGGTCGTCGATGGCCGGGCAGCGGGAGCGCTGGCGATGCGCGACGAGCCGCGCGCCGATGCAGCGAAGGGCGTGAAAGCGCTGAGCGACGCCGGCATCCGCGTGGTGATGCTGACGGGCGATAACCGCCGCACGGCGGAGGCGATCGGGCGCCCCTTCGGGATTGAGATCCATGCTGGCCTGCTGCCGGAGGATAAACAGAAAATCGTTCGCCAGCTCCAAGCTGAGGGATTCCAGGTTGCCAAGATCGGTGACGGTATCAATGACGCGCCGGCGCTGGCGGCCGCCGACGTCGGCATCGCCATGGGCGGTGGAACGGATGTTGCCCTTGAAACCGCCGACGCCGCCTCACTGCATGCGCGCGTTTCCGACATCGCCGCCATGGTCAGGCTTTCGCGGGCGACGATGCGCAATATTTACCAGAACATCGGCATGGCGCTGGGCCTCAAAGCCGTCTTTCTCGTCACGACCATCGCCGGCATCACTGGCCTCTGGCCGGCGATCCTGGCGGATACCGGCGCCACCGTTCTGGTGACCATGAACGCCTTGCGGCTGTTGCGGCCGCCGGCCTCGACCTGAGAATGGGTTTGTCGCCGCTTTGCGGCGACAATTGCCTGATACGGCTGTGTATATTCACGCTGGACTCTCACCAGCGATCCGGTGAGAGTATAAGGAGATCGCGATTGAGGGCTTTCGCGCCCGAAAATCGATGATAAACTTATACCAAATGGTAAAAAAATTGCCGGCACGGTTTGGGAAGAAAACCGAAGCAGGGCAAGATTGGGGATCGCAGGGCCAATATGGATAATATTGCCATCGAATTGCGTGGGATCGATAAGAGTTTCGGCCCCGTCCACGCCAATAAGAATATCAATCTCAAGGTTCGCAAAGGCACGATCCACGGCATTATCGGAGAGAACGGCGCCGGCAAGTCGACCTTGATGTCGATCCTCTATGGCTTCTATCAGGCCGACAGCGGCGAGATCGTCGTGGATGGGCGGTCGATTATGATCCGCGACCCGAATGCGGCGATCTCCGCCGGCATCGGCATGGTGCACCAGCATTTCATGCTGGTCGAGAACTTCACCGTGCTCGAAAACGTCATGCTTGGTGCCGAAGACAGCCAGATCCTCAACAAGGGCATTGCCAAGGCGCGGCAAGAGCTGAAGCGGCTGGAGAAGGAATATGCGCTCGAGGTCAATCCGGATGCGCTGATCGAGGAGCTTCCGGTTGGCCTCCAACAGCGCGTGGAGATCCTGAAGGCGCTCTACCGCAAGGCCGATATCCTGATCCTCGACGAGCCGACCGGCGTGTTGACGCCCGCAGAGGCCGACCATCTCTTCCGCATCCTCGGGCAGCTCAAGGCCCAGGGAAAGACGATCATCCTGATCACGCACAAGCTCCGCGAGATCATGGCGATCACCGACGAGGTCTCGGTGATGCGCCGCGGCGAAATGGTCGCAACCCGCACGACGGGTGAGACATCGGTCGAGGAACTCGCGGAACTCATGGTTGGCCGTCGCGTGCTGCTCCGCGTTGAGAAGGGCGAGGGCACGCCCGGCGACGTGAAGCTTTCGGTTCAGGGCCTGACGGTCAAGGACAGCCGCGGCGTCACCATGGTCGACGACGTCTCCCTCGAGGTGCGGGCCGGCGAGATCGTCGGCATTGCCGGTGTTGCCGGCAATGGCCAGTCGGAACTGCTCGAAGCCATCGCCGGCATCCGCAAGGCGACCTCCGGGACCGTGCTGCTCAACGGCCAGTCCGTCGATGTGACGGGCCATAGGGACCCTGCCGCGCTCAGGGCGCGAGGGTTGGCGCATGTGCCGGAGGATCGCCATCATGTGGGACTCGTGCTGAAGTTCGAGGAGAGCGAGAACGCCATCCTCGGCTACCACAACGACCCGCGCTACCTGAACGGCGTCTTCCTGAACATCGACGCGATCCGCAAGGATGCCGAGGAGAAGATCGCCAAATATGACATCCGTCCGCCGAACGCGCGGCTGAAGACCGCCAATTTTTCCGGCGGCAATCAGCAGAAGATCGTGCTTGCGCGCGAAATGGAGCGCGGACCGGACGTGCTGATCATCGGCCAGCCGACCCGCGGCGTCGACGTCGGCGCCATCGAATTCATCCACAAGCGGATCATCGAGATGCGCGACCAGGGCAAGGCCGTCCTGCTCGTCTCCGTCGAACTCGATGAGATCCGCGCGCTTTCCGACCGCATTCTCGTGATGTTTGCCGGACGTGTCGTCGGCGAACGCAGCCCCGATGCGACCGAGGGCGAACTCGGCCTCCTGATGGCCGGCGTCGAAGGCCGCAAGGAGGCCGCAGAATGAGCACCCCCTATGCAAAGCTTCCGGGCTGGGTCGAATACGGTCTGGTCCCGCTGGTCAATCTTGCCGTCGCCTTCATCGTCGCTGGACTTGTCGTCCTGCTTGTCGGCGAAAATCCGTTCGAGGCAGCCTATCACCTGATCAACGGCGCCTTCGGTCGCGGCGAAT
Coding sequences within:
- a CDS encoding glycosyltransferase family 4 protein, whose translation is MAGFADAGKKLLAINNYFYRRGGAETVFFDHMAMFAEIGWDVVPFAMRHDRNEASPWSDYFVSEIEYGRQTGLLRKVSQAASVIYSLEAQRNIGRLIERVRPSVAHAHNVYHHLSPAIFSTLKSADIPVVMTVHDLKLACPSYKMLRDGKVCEDCSGGRIYNVLRHRCVKDSVSLSAVVLAETMLHRLLGLYRDKVDRLVVPSRFYLEKLVEWNWPREKMVHIPNFVDVEQYRDDWQEGNYFVFAGRIAPEKGLATLIRAVALSRQRLVIAGTGPEEAALRQLAAELGADVSFAGYLSGQDLHRLIGQSLALVLPSEWYENAPVSILETYALGRPVIGAAIGGIPEMVKEGETGLLATSGDVEDLASALNAMAALAPAVRAQMGAAGRAWIASEFSAAAYRARTLDLYAALGVA
- a CDS encoding glycosyltransferase family 4 protein, whose translation is MLGLRGIPNVQGGVEKHVEMLAGKLVEHGWDADVIGRRHYLQKPSSFSWNGIRVFPLWAPRLMALEAFVHTFVGVCFAALRRPDILHIHAIGPALLVPVARLLGMKVVVTHHGYDYDRQKWGGFAKRMLRLGEFMGMRLSHGRIAVSKEIVHAMGERHRAAVTFVPNGVAVSPFRGDTGILDEFALEPRRYILLAARLVPEKRQTDLIQAFAKVGNGEFKLVLAGDGEFETPYVQQVRAMAANVGGVVLAGFQTGDRLAELFANAALFVLPSSHEGMPIALLEAMAHGLPVLASDIVANRELDLPSDDYFPLGDIDALATAIGSKIANPPSEEQVLSKIRHAELTYSWTGVAAKTLAVYGALLSK
- a CDS encoding VanZ family protein, with the protein product MNLRRIASLLAWLLLGVIAYSTLSPIGMRPHIGTWVHVERFGAFGFLGLLFMIGYPGRLPVVIAIVLATAVGFELLQILSMDRHARFEDLAVKVAGGGCGIAAGWFLARQWPRLLNRAP
- a CDS encoding glycosyltransferase family 2 protein, translated to MTISVIIKTLNEEKRIAATIESVVAALAGKEGEIIVADSGSTDRTVEIASQYPVTIAQIVPPALPSCGIGPQLGFQYSRHAFVCLMDGDMLLDAGFLDEAIAFLAENLSVAGVTGHVEEMLVSNLEFARRVKRNAPENRIGPIDRMNGGGIYRRAAIEDVGYLSDRNLHGYEEFELGVRLRSAGWGLHRLDRRFVQHFGHTVNSYRLLVRRWKSKYLYGIGELLRASLGKPYFLQVLRELPELKLWAFVYLWWALSLGLVLFLSDKGMAMAAVSAMFAAVVLVVSLKKRGLGMGLYTVVAWFFHAAALPVGLLRSRLKPAAPIESRILGKPA
- a CDS encoding glycoside hydrolase, with the protein product MNSRSLLAAAALFFGCLSARASDQWLPVREISLEVRAGSPLDFSSFLPNETINAGHRLIAGPKGQLAFAEAPEKPVRMLCASLAWSPASGGFPDHDGADRYARQLALHGYNIARLHFTDASLMFGRQKDFDFDPETLDRIHYLLAALKRNGIHWIMDGLSSPRGAYGGYEDRWDANGNLKLLIHLDQVAFAHWKTLQEKFLARVNPYTGIAPIRDDALALVILANENGIEFDGIVHDRPGKPPYDPVLAAPFNHWLAKRYTSTEALAKAWGDLEDDERLEAASVKLPADRYADSPRMRDLQAFIVDVERPSAARMSKVLRDLGYRGLISTYNNWPTVQTGLSRRDLDAVTMNTYHDWVGGYSPGSALLQASSLADSANYMRMVGAARWLGKPFIVSEYDHLFWNRYRYEAGLVMPAYAALQGWDVLCRHGHGPIALAYGEPFPHKKAMLPYAIALDPVARAGETLAALVYRRGDVATSRITIPFAVRGEEDLGEDMQAREPEQLTDLALVGRIGLKRSDPSRLDIGVAQPRTQASADILAEFRDIGILPTGNATDVESGRYESDTGEIVLQRAAGQLRVSTPSTEAAAFSSLREPIDLGILRIERADGNALVALSALDTPASLADSRRFLLIFATDAQNTGMVFRDSEEKVIESFGRLPVLIRKGEVDLTLARTAGKWKLSPVALDGTLRPAIEIGKGPISFRLSNDTPDGPTTYFLLELED
- a CDS encoding heavy metal translocating P-type ATPase, translating into MAGNVRESRYRVDGMDCASCAAKIDTAVRRVDGVQDVSVSVSAGTMTVRHAHGHEIGPAIVRKVGGLGYRLLPLAGTTAGASGAGDHGCCDHAHGHDHHPSAGEQPYLHSGKARPEPSESHGHDHGSAATGPWWRTAKGRLVVAAGLALAVAHGAGKFLPATEPWIFTLAMLVGLVPIARRALMAALAGTPFSIETLMTVAAAGAVFIGATEEAAMVVFLFLIGELLEGVAASKARASIQSLTALVPKSALVEMDGRTSEVPAESLPVGATILVRPGDRIPADGAIVSGESMVDEAPVTGESTPVRKEAGDSVFAGTVNGDGALRVRVTAASADNTIARVIRLVEEAQEMKAPTERFIDRFSRYYTPAVVVVAALVASMPPFLWGAEWGEWIYKGLAILLIGCPCALVISTPAAIAASLSAGARRGLLMKGGAVLESLGRITAAAFDKTGTLTEGKPKVTDIVGFDAGKADVLRYAAALEQGSSHPLALAIRTRADADGLQLPPVASAKAIGGKGIEGSVDGVELFLGSPQAVDERVALSVAEKQRIGTLHDEGKSVSVLVVDGRAAGALAMRDEPRADAAKGVKALSDAGIRVVMLTGDNRRTAEAIGRPFGIEIHAGLLPEDKQKIVRQLQAEGFQVAKIGDGINDAPALAAADVGIAMGGGTDVALETADAASLHARVSDIAAMVRLSRATMRNIYQNIGMALGLKAVFLVTTIAGITGLWPAILADTGATVLVTMNALRLLRPPAST
- a CDS encoding ABC transporter ATP-binding protein, whose amino-acid sequence is MDNIAIELRGIDKSFGPVHANKNINLKVRKGTIHGIIGENGAGKSTLMSILYGFYQADSGEIVVDGRSIMIRDPNAAISAGIGMVHQHFMLVENFTVLENVMLGAEDSQILNKGIAKARQELKRLEKEYALEVNPDALIEELPVGLQQRVEILKALYRKADILILDEPTGVLTPAEADHLFRILGQLKAQGKTIILITHKLREIMAITDEVSVMRRGEMVATRTTGETSVEELAELMVGRRVLLRVEKGEGTPGDVKLSVQGLTVKDSRGVTMVDDVSLEVRAGEIVGIAGVAGNGQSELLEAIAGIRKATSGTVLLNGQSVDVTGHRDPAALRARGLAHVPEDRHHVGLVLKFEESENAILGYHNDPRYLNGVFLNIDAIRKDAEEKIAKYDIRPPNARLKTANFSGGNQQKIVLAREMERGPDVLIIGQPTRGVDVGAIEFIHKRIIEMRDQGKAVLLVSVELDEIRALSDRILVMFAGRVVGERSPDATEGELGLLMAGVEGRKEAAE